From the Solanum pennellii chromosome 4, SPENNV200 genome, one window contains:
- the LOC107016730 gene encoding uncharacterized protein LOC107016730: MGATDIEKVELSSYQLKDVAQTWCKMWQNSRVLGGVPGTWELFKTTFLERFFPREIKEAKAEEFINLKQGLMTVREYSLKFVKLSRLMVHVHQVEDSRKRRGVRDIRRPRPQDQVGPSHGGHRNIFGVRDQPKFKKGQQSSGISNPQRNTTPRGGRPEPKRGNGGEMQRPKKTCAKCG, translated from the exons ATGGGGGCcactgatattgagaaggtTGAGCTGTCTTCctaccagctcaaggatgttgcacagacttggtgcaaaaTGTGGCAAAATAGCCGTGTCCTAGGTGGAGTGCCAGGCACATGGGAGCTGTTCAAGACAACATTTTTGGAAAggttcttccctagagagattAAGGAGGCCAAGgctgaggagttcatcaaccttaaacaaggatTGATGACGGTCAGAGAGTATTCGCTGAAGTTTGTGaagctatcaag ATTAATGGTGCATGTCCACCAGGTAGAGGACAGCCGAAAGAGAAGAGGTGTACGTGATATTAGGAGGCCTAGGCCTCAAGATCAGGTAggtcccagccatggaggccatAGAAATATTTTTGGCGTCCGTGACCAGCCCAAATTCAAgaaggggcaacagagttctGGGATTTCTAACCCTCAAAGAAatacaacacctagaggaggcagacccgaACCCAAGAGGGGCAATGGAGGGGAGATGCAGCGTCCAAAGAAGACTTGTGCTAAGTGTGGTTGA